The window CGTTTTCACACTAGTTTAGTCGTTGGCTCCGCTCAGCTCTGCATGACCGCATCAAAGTAAAACACGCAGGATTTTTACCAGCCCTGACTCGGCTCTGCATCAATCAAAGTTATAAATGCAAGTTACTCCCGTTTACCAAAGCGTGCAACACGTACTAGTCGAGATCACAGAGTGCGAACCTACGTACGTAGCTAGAGCTAGAAACATACCAGAGTCTCATCGATGGAGATCACGAGCAGCACGATGGTGAAGCCGGTGTGCTCGGTGCCGCACCCGCTCGACGGCGAGAAGGTCCCGCTGACCGTCTtcgaccgcgccgccgccgacgccttcATCCCCACCGTGCTCGTGTACCCCGGGCCGGCGCCGTCCAACGAGGCGGTCAAGGAAGGACTCCTCAGGGCCATCGCAGCATACCCTCACCTGGCGGGGCGGCTCGCCCTCGACGATCATGGCCGGCGCTTCCTCCACGTCAACAATGAGGGCGTGCTCCTGATCGAGGCCGCCGTGCCGGTCGACCTGGCGGACGTGCTCGTCGACGGCCGCATGGCCGGAGACGCTGAGGACCTCTACCCTACGATACCAGAGGTATTAATATACATGATTTTGCTTGTGCCACAACTCAcgttacatgcatgcatgcactaaaAACGTAGCACATGGCCGCTTGCAACCGCTTATTGTACCTTTTTTTTTTCTTGTGCAGGAGAACATTGGGGCGGCGCTGCTGCAGATCCAGCTCAACAGGTACAGGTGCGGTGGTCTCGTGGTCGGCATATGCTCCCACCATCACGCCGCCGACGGCCACTCCATGAGCATGTTTTTCACCGCGTGGGCGACGGCGGTGCGCGAGGGAAAGGACTTCACCACGCCGACCCCATTCCTCGGCCGTGCGAGAACGTCCGTGCCCCGAAGCACGCCGGCGCCGGTGTTCGACCACCGGTCACGGGAGTTCACTTGTGGAGACCGAGACTCCTACGCCGTCGTGCCCATGGACAGGATCAAAAACCTCACGGTGCACTTCACGGCTGAGTTCGTCGCCGACCTCAAAGCCCACGTCGGCGCCCGCTGCAGCACGTTCCAGTGTCTCCTCGCGCACGTCTGGAAGAAAATCACGGCGGCGCGGGAGCTGAAGCCCGAGGAGTTCACCAAGGTGAGGGTGGCCGTGAACTGCAGGGGCAGGGCCAACCCGCCCGTGCCGATGGACTTCTTCGGGAACATGGTGCTCTGGGCTTTCCCAAGGCTGCAGGTCCGGGACGTCCTCAACTCGAGCTACGGCGGCGTGGTCGGCGCCATCCGCGACGCCGTGGCACGCATCGACGACGAGTACGTGCAGTCCTTCGTGGACTTCGGCGGAGTGGCGGACGCGAACGGGGAGGAGCTCGTCGCGACGGCGGCCGCTGCCGGCACGATGTTCTGCCCGGACGCAGAGGTGGACAGCTGGCTGGGGTTCAGGTTCCATCAGCTCGACTTTGGCACCGGGGCACCGTCCGCCTTCATACCGCCGGACTTGCCTATTGAGGGGCTCATGATCTTCGTGCCGTCACGCAAGGCGAACGGCGGCGTCGACCTCTTCATGGCCGTCGCGGAGGAGCACGTGGCAGCGTTCGAGGAGAT is drawn from Triticum dicoccoides isolate Atlit2015 ecotype Zavitan chromosome 4A, WEW_v2.0, whole genome shotgun sequence and contains these coding sequences:
- the LOC119288493 gene encoding tryptamine benzoyltransferase 1-like, which gives rise to MEITSSTMVKPVCSVPHPLDGEKVPLTVFDRAAADAFIPTVLVYPGPAPSNEAVKEGLLRAIAAYPHLAGRLALDDHGRRFLHVNNEGVLLIEAAVPVDLADVLVDGRMAGDAEDLYPTIPEENIGAALLQIQLNRYRCGGLVVGICSHHHAADGHSMSMFFTAWATAVREGKDFTTPTPFLGRARTSVPRSTPAPVFDHRSREFTCGDRDSYAVVPMDRIKNLTVHFTAEFVADLKAHVGARCSTFQCLLAHVWKKITAARELKPEEFTKVRVAVNCRGRANPPVPMDFFGNMVLWAFPRLQVRDVLNSSYGGVVGAIRDAVARIDDEYVQSFVDFGGVADANGEELVATAAAAGTMFCPDAEVDSWLGFRFHQLDFGTGAPSAFIPPDLPIEGLMIFVPSRKANGGVDLFMAVAEEHVAAFEEIIYSLD